The Cervus elaphus chromosome 21, mCerEla1.1, whole genome shotgun sequence genome window below encodes:
- the LOC122679274 gene encoding cysteine and histidine-rich protein 1-like, producing the protein MAPRPGGEWSSALSHLALGAVSLHAALSTAQANRGAAAGFLLQALAAATMLASGLGTDEDCLAGAWVATVIGLPLLAFDFHWVNGDCSSANLLLGGGMVLAVAGDHLGAEGRSVAGQAVVLVVAVTILIVAVFTTNSYGMWGGVMLGAAGLLSRLEEDRLLLLLPKEDICRWALAGGSWAYHRALHTQRLQWE; encoded by the exons atggcccccaggccagggggCGAGTGGAGCTCCGCCCTGTCCCACCTGGCGCTGGGAGCAGTGTCTCTGCACGCAGCCCTGAGCACTGCCCAG GCAAATCGAGGGGCCGCTGCTGGTTTCTTGCTCCAGGCCCTGGCCGCTGCCACCATGCTGGCTTCAGGGCTGGGCACAGATGAAGACTGTCTTGCTGGAGCCTGGGTGGCCACTGTCATTGGCCTGCCCCTTCTGGCCTTCGACTTCCACTGGGTGAATGGGGACTGCTCCTCCGCCAACCTGCTTCTGGGAGGAGGCATGGTGCTGGCAGTGGCTGGCGACCACCTTGGTGCTGAGGGCCGCTCTGTGGCTGGTCAGGCAGTGGTGCTGGTGGTCGCAGTGACTATCCTCATTGTGGCCGTTTTCACAACCAACTCTTATGGAATGTGGGGGGGTGTGATGCTGGGTGCTGCAGGTCTTCTGAGCCGGCTGGAGGAGgacagactgctgctgctgctgccaaagGAGGACATCTGTCGCTGGGCCCTGGCAGGGGGCAGCTGGGCCTACCACCGGGCCCTGCACACACAGCGCCTACAGTGGGAGTGA